In one window of Geotrypetes seraphini chromosome 3, aGeoSer1.1, whole genome shotgun sequence DNA:
- the LOC117356387 gene encoding E3 SUMO-protein ligase KIAA1586-like — protein MKEIFEYSDTDNALICSLCRKAGVNGEWSTGKTWSEWKIDYLKRHLNHNSHLEAVQKLHNQSRGFLMNFLKETPDSRNNRIEYAQRYKSSPEEVNILIDNILLAVKLNSSMLSVQEILNHMAKYVKIPDSWRSKNYAFEFLDCINAIVKRETFTEIRRSPFHTLIIDESTDISVSKMLIIYIKFRRSGSNIHETVFAGIKHLTACDSTAIVDAIKQFYSENDLDFSRMVMFTSDGASVMLGKHNGVAAKLRQSVPHLLEQHCVAHREDLGIDDAWKTIPFMKEIETLIRTVYTIFSRSSVRKAKLEDIANAADSDVISFKAIHDVRWLSRHFAVSAVVRNYDILLEYCQEQVEEDNDPVHKYCLTKLSNLEFKVALFILCDVLEELGSLCKLLQKSCLAPLDAFQFTKAKLRKLRSQYLGEKPHFNENVETLISSCNSVIKTDHILTFITQTCDHMDKRFPDNELEDWRVFDKDCISNPSNLEEFTFGNEQFSRLSNRYFLLMNKDDEHCFKRQLISEYSEFKYIIAEKVKAGAIQTLQEMYNFAQQHKQFSGLNALLDVCGTFQASSADCERGFSLMNAIKTKTRNKLRVEHLECLIRIKLYLATGNNVNIDSVYNFWKSEKGRREQS, from the coding sequence ATGAAAGAAATATTCGAATATAGCGACACGGACAACGCATTAATTTGCTCCCTATGCCGAAAAGCAGGTGTTAACGGAGAATGGAGCACAGGGAAGACTTGGTCTGAGTGGAAAATTGATTATTTAAAGCGTCATCTGAATCATAATTCTCATTTAGAAGCGGTTCAAAAGCTTCACAATCAAAGCCGAGGTTTTCTAATGAATTTCTTGAAAGAAACTCCCGATAGTCGGAACAACAGAATCGAATACGCACAGAGATATAAATCAAGTCCAGAGGAAGTTAACATTTTAATTGATAATATATTGCTAGCGGTAAAGTTGAATTCGTCCATGCTATCCGTCCAGGAAATTCTCAATCACATGGCTAAATACGTAaaaatacctgatagctggagaagcaaaaactatgctttcgagttccttgactgcataaatgccattgttaaacgggaaacatttacagaaatccggaggtctccttttcataccctaataattgatgaaagtactgatatttctgtttcgaaaatGCTCATAATATACATTAAATTTAGAAGAAGTGGCAGCAACATTCATGAGACAGTTTTTGCTGGCATCAAACATCTAACTGCTTGTGACAGCACAGCTATAGTTGATGCTATAAAGCAGTTTTATAGTGAGAACGATTTAGATTTCAGTCGTATGGTCATGTTCACGTCCGATGGAGCATCAGTCATGCTTGGGAAGCATAATGGTGTAGCTGCAAAGTTACGTCAATCAGTTCCTCATCTTCTAGAGCAACACTGTGTAGCTCACCGCGAAGATCTAGGCATAGACGATGCATGGAAAACGATCCCATTCATGAAAGAGATCGAAACTCTAATACGCACCGTGTATACGATTTTCAGTAGATCGAGCGTACGAAAAGCCAAACTGGAGGATATTGCTAATGCTGCAGACTCAGATGTCATTTCATTTAAAGCTATACATGATGTTAGGTGGCTGTCTCGGCACTTTGCTgtaagtgcagtggttagaaattATGACATCCTGTTAGAATATTGTCAAGAACAGGTGGAAGAAGACAATGATCCCGTGCACAAATACTGCCTGACTAAATTGAGTAATCTGGAATTTAAAGTTGCGCTATTTATTCTCTGCGATGTTCTTGAGGAGCTTGGATCACTGTGTAAGCTTCTTCAGAAGAGTTGTTTGGCACCTTTGGATGCATTCCAGTTCACTAAAGCCAAATTAAGGAAACTCAGATCTCAATATCTGGGAGAAAAACCACATTTCAATGAAAATGTTGAAACTCTCATTTCAtcttgtaattctgtaattaaaaCAGATCATATTCTTACATTTATTACACAAACTTGTGATCATATGGACAAAAGATTTCCTGACAATGAATTAGAGGACTGGCGTGTTttcgacaaagactgtatctcaaATCCGTCCAACTTAGAGGAATTTACATTTGGAAACGAACAATTTTCACGATTATCTAACCgttattttctgttaatgaacaaagatgatgaacattgtttcaaaaggcagcttatttcagaatattcggagttcaaatatattattgctgaaaaaGTAAAAGCAGGAGCTATACAAACGCTTCAGGAAATGTACAATTTTGCTCAGCAGCATAAACAGTTCAGTGGACTAAATGCTCTATTAGACGTGTGTGGCACCTTTCAGGCTTCAAGTGCCGATTGTGAGAGAGGATTTAGCTTGATGAATGCTATAAAGACAAAGACTCGTAATAAGTTAAGAGTAGAACATTTGGAATGCCTAATTAGAATCAAACTTTATTTAGCCACAGGAAATAATGTAAACATAGACAGTGTttacaatttttggaaatcagaaaaaggcagaagagaacaatcttaa